GATCACCAAGGTTTGGAATTAGCGTCGGGCGCGGACCACCGTGCGGGCGCCGATCGGGCGATCATCTAGATCGATCTCCACTAGGTCTGCGCACGCGAGCGCGCACAGCGCCGATCCGACGTCGGACGAGGTGGGCACGATGTCCTGAAGCGCCATGATCGACTGAGGACCGTCCTCCGAGAGCGCGGTCATGATGTGCAGCCGGTCGCGGATGGATACCCGAAGGTTCTTGCAGCCCCAGATCTCGCGGGCGTTACTAAGGCGGGGCTCGCGCCTGATTTCGTCGATGTCGACCTCGAGCAACGACAGGCCGATCGATTGCAGGCCCTGGGCGAGGGTGTTCTCTTCGTCGACATCCCGGAGCGGACGCCGGCCCTGGATTTCGACCATGAAGTTACCGTCGTCGCGGCGGACAACGATGGAGTTCACGGTGAGCGCCACGTCGCCGAACCGGATTTCAGGGAGAAATTCGATCGACCGCACGTGGACGTCGAGGGCGCTTTGGATGAGGAAGTCCCGGTGAACGGCGCTCCTAACGGGAATGGCGGACCGGAATTTCGGACTGCTGACAAAGTTCTGTGACGTCGATCTGCGGAGTTGGGTCATGCGCATAGGTGAAGCCTGCTGTTCTATAATGCCGCGAGAGGGTGATGGCGGTGAGGGCGGTCGGCCCGCAGCAGTGCTCGTCGTCGGTCATGTCAGACTCCGGTTTTAGAAAGTGAACGTGAAGCGCGGGTCGAATTCGGGGTTCTGCCAGAGGTCTGTCACCCTGTTCGTGAACGGGCCGTAGCCTTTCGGATTTGACAGCAGTCTGGTCTTGCCCACGAAGCGATCACTGCTCTGATGGATGTGGCCTGACAGCCAGTAGTCGGCGTTGAGCTCGCCCACCAACCCGAGGAGGCGGCTGGAATAGGCGGACGCGACGAGATCGTCGCGGATGGCGACCGGCACGTTGAAAGGATCGATCGAATGGTGCGTTACGATGACCCTGCGGCGATCCGGATCCTGCGCACAATGCTCTCGAAGGATTGCTACGCTTTCCTGATGGAGTGCCAGCGTGTCCGATGCGCGGAGCCGGCGTTCGTAGTTGTTCTTGCGGATGCGCTTGTAGTCGTTCATCCGGTCTTCCGCGACCGCCATGGCCGCCGGCACGGTCGCGTCGCCGAACAGCGCGAAGTTGGTCCACAAGGTGGCCCCGACAAACTCAACACCACCGATCTCGACGGCCTCATTCTCGAGGACGTGAACCAGACTTCCGATGGCGGCCTCGCGCGCCTTCTTCAACGTGATGTCGTAGTCGGCGCCGTACCTTTCGTGATTGCCGAGCACATAGACTATGTGCGAGTTCGGAAATCGCTTAAGCAACCATTGCACGCCGCGTTCGGCTCGCGGGATAAGGTCACCGGCGATGACGAGGACATCGAAGCGCGGACGGTCTTGGGGTAAATCCCAAACCGACATCTCAAGATGCAGGTCTGACAGCAACCAAATAAGCAAGCGCGACCTCAAAACTATCGGCGAAGAAATCACGACCCGGAACTTTCGCGCCGGGCCGTCCTTGATGTGTAGGAGGCGTGCCCTTTAGCGGATACGCCGAGGGCGGTGCACCGTCCTGGTCCGCGTAAAGCGCGACCGGTCCGGCGACGTGGCCTGCATCATTGCGCTCCAGCCGAAGACCGCCCAACCCTTGAGTGGCGGGCCGCGAAAAGAAGCCTTCGGATGCGCGTCCCCGGAGGGACCGAGACTCAAGCCTACCAAGTCGTGTTCGTCGTTGCGGGACATGCAATTCCCTTTCGTTGACCCGTCCACTCGGCTTATAGTATATGATAAATCATATAAAGTCAACCGAAGATATCTAGATATCCGGATATCCTGATTTCCGAGGAGTCAGAATGAAGCGGTCGGAGAAGAAGTCGGGCAGGGACAAGACCACCGAGGAGAAAGCAGACAGGCCGGACGGCAGGCGTATGACATCTTTGTATTTAAGACCCGATATCATGCCTGCGCTGAAGAAGGCGGCGATCGACGAGAGAACGAATGCCTATGAGATCGTCGAGGAACTCGTTCTTGCGTACCTGAAGAAAGCAAACCGGATCTGAGTTGTTATAGGCCGAGCCTGGCTGCCACGGACCCGACCTTTCAGGGCAGGATCACTGCTCGAGACCATCTAGCAGCGGAACATCGAGAGCACGTATTTCCGGCATCGCCGTGCCCGCGATCGCTTGCAGATCACCCACCATGCCTACAGTCGAATCGATTACCGAACCGATCTGCGTTTCCCGCTTTGCCCACTGCCGCATCAAGAACTTGCGTTCCTTGTCGAGGTCCTCGCGCATTTCATTGAATTTCTCGACGACTGCCTCCACGCGTTGCCGGAATTTGGTGCCGGTCAGGTACTCGTAGACTTGCTCCGTTTTGGTCTTTTGTCCTTGCTGGACGAGACGGGTGCTGTGTACTTCCAACAGTGCCTGGCGAAGGGCGATCGCCAGGGGGATGGCACAGCGGGGGTGGGCTACCCAGACTCCACCGATCAGGTCGAAGTGGTCGCAGTGCTTGGGGAGGGCTTGCGAAACGATCAAGGCTGAATCGGCCGCGCAGCGTCTCTGGTCGTCGCGCAGCTTCGGCAGCCACGCGTCGTTCCAAGCCTTTGTGCGTTTGGACTCCCAAAGGATTGTGCCGGCGGGATGGCCGATTCCACCGTTGACGCGTTGCACGAGATCGGCGCCAACCTCTCCCTTGCCGACCGGGTCGATGGTATCCGTCGGGAAGCGCCCACGAAGCAGTTCTTCCAGATCGAGTTCGAGCACCTCGCCCTGGGACTGTTGCGAACCTTGCTCGGCCTTCCGCTTGAGTTCTTCGATCGTGCGGGCCATGGAGTCGATCGTTTTGTCCCTTTCCATCACGCGCAGGCGAGCCGCTTCGTCTGCTTCCTGCTTGGCTTTTGTGCGAACTTGTTCCACCGACGCTTGAACTCGTTTCTCCACGGTGAGATCGAGCTCGCGCGTTGCCTCTTCGAGTTCGCGCCCTTTGCGCAACACTCCCGCGTGCGCCTGCTGAGCTTCGGCCAGTTTCGCGTTGTTGGTTTCCAGCGCAAGTCGTAGTTCGGTGGCTTCGGCTTCTTTCGCCCGCAGTTCGGCGGAGGCCGCTTCGCGGGCCTTCCTTGACTCGGCTGCGGCGATCTGGCCCCGTTCGGCCTGGAGCTTTTGAGCGACCTGTTCGTCGATCTGATCACGTGCCTTGGCGAGTTGTTCGCGTTCGTTTCGGACCAACTCGAGATTGCGGGCTACCTCCGCATCCTTGCTTGCAAGCTGATCCTGAAAGCGCTGGCGAGTTTCCTCGATCAGCGGTGCGGCCAATGATTCCGTTAGCCGGATTTCGTGACTGCAGTTCGGACAAAGGAGGGTCGGCTCGTGGGTAAGGTTGGCAGCAGAGGTCTTGAGGTTCATTCACCGTTCCTTCTGTATGCTGCTCCGGTGGCAGGGGTGCCGAGATGGAGTTGCACTATGCCGGTGCGGCCTCGGACCTCTGGTCTTCGGCTTTTTCCACAGGAGCTGAATTGACTTCGCGGGGAGCTGCTTGAACTGAGTCGGTGCCTTGGAACGCCGCCGCAGTTCTATGACTTCACAGGGAAGGGGCGCCCTTTACAGGGAAGGGGCGCGCAATATGGTGGATTCCATGACTCGCTGAGCTCTCGGTAATATCGGGCTCGGGGAGGTGGGTATTCCCACGCCCGATGTCAACAGTCATCCAATGATGGCTGTCTTTTTCGTGGCGAAGGCAGCGCTTGATATGCGGCCAATGGATGGAGGAGGAGGCGGAGCCGTCCTCATTTCTTCTTTGTTCGTCCGGACTTTGATGGAGTTTGGAAAAGCTCGGCGAAAGTTACTCCGAGAGTGGCTGCGAGCGCTTCCAGAAAGGCGAGCGTCGGATTGGCGCGGCCGTTCTCGAGCACGCTTATCGCGGGCTGCTGGAGACCCATTTCGTCGGCGAGCTTGCCTTGCGTCCAGCCCTTGGCCTCGCGTAGCCGCTTGACGGTAGAAGCCAACAATAATGCGACCGCAGAGTCGCGGTTTGGGAACCTCTTGTCGAATTCTGACGGTGGCATGGGCCCCACCGTACCGCCTGGGTCCGCATCATGACAGCAGGCGCGGCATTTTTCTTGGGGATTGGTACTGTTTCTGGGGCAGCGGCGAGATCCGCTGCGCGTCCTCCCCGGACCTCGGCGGGTTAGGCACCGATTCGGCGAAGTCTTCTGGACGGCTGCAGCCTCGGCTAAGAGTGGCGTTCACCTGGGGTTGCCCGGAAAGCTTGGCCTGGTGCGGGACCGCGGACTCGCTCGGCTCGCGTACCACAGCGGAATTCGACCGTCTGGTATCGATGCGATCTTCAATTCCGGGTGTGCAAGTAGCCCACATGGCTGAGAGAACACCGCGGCCGCCCCCAGTCAGTGATTCAGGCGTCCGAGTTCCGAGGTGTGGCGCTCCATTGCCTTGGACACCAGCGGGCCCCGCTGCAGAAGGCCCAGCCGGCCCGGACGCTCCAGCGATCAAGCGACCGGGAAAATTCCATCTCCTACATGCACCTCGCCTCCCTCAAGAACGAGTGCGGTCAGACCTCCGTGGCCGCGAACCGCGTTGTAGCCACCCGATCCGAACTCCTGTTCCATACGACTGCACGGCGCGCAGTCACCCGTACCTTCCAGAAGAACCCTGCCGACGCGAAATCGTCGACCTTTCAAGGCGACAAGGTTTATGCCACTTGTGACGAGATTTCGACGTAATCGTTCCGGTGCCACCTCAGTTTCACCCAGAAACGAAGCAATCGCGACCAGGTCTTCGGCGGCGATGAGCGTGACCTGACGCCGGCCGTCCGGGCTGGCGTAATGATCGCCCTCGATCCCGCGCCCAGCAACGAACAGCGCGGATGAAATCGGCCGCAACGCCTCGCGCCGGCCCGGCCTCACACCGATCCAGACAAGTTCTCCGTTGCGCACGGTTGCATGTGTAAGGCGGCCAAGAAGGCTGTCAGGCGAGATGGCCATTAATAGTTATCCGTTGAATGCTTCTGCGAGGTGTAGTTGCACTCCGTCACCAATGAACCCTGCTTGTGCCGAGACATGCATAGATGCTTTCGGGTCCCCAGCAAGTTCGGATATTTCGATAGCGGAGGTCAACGCCGCCCGTTCCGGCCAACCCCGCAAGGATAAGTTTGGATCCGAAGCCCCGGCGGGTTGGATTGCAACCGCGGGAGGAAACCGAAGCATGCTTTACGTAGCAAGTCAGCAGATTCTGGAAGTTCCGACGGTCAAGGCGGCTGCCCGCCAGCATGACTATCGAAACTATATCACCCGGCTATTGGATATGGCCGAAATCAGCCTTCATAGATGTCCGCGGAACATGAGCTCTCATGTTGTTTCGGGACACGGACTTGAACGAAGAGCGAACCGTGTTGCTTAGCCGTGGCATTTGGCTTTGAAGAAGATCTTGAAAATCGCGTTCGGTTCCGGTGACTTTTCGTCCGAGCTCCATTTACGTATCAATGAAGGAGTTTGAGATGGGCATGATCGGGCGACGGGCGCCAGAGCTGCGGGTGCGGCGATGGATTGGCGGGAATGGCGAGGCGCTCGACACGCCGTTGAAGCTCTCGGATCTCGGTACGGGCGTGAAGATCCTGTTCGCGTTTCAGCACTGGTGTTCGGGTTGTCATTCACACGGCTTTCCCACTTTGCAGCGGTTTTACAGCATCCTGGCCCCAACGGGGATTGGCTTCGCTGCGATACAGACGGTTTTCGAAGGAGCCGATGAGAACACGCTCGAGAAACTGAGTTTGAACCAGAGAAAATATGGGCTTTCCATCGCCTTCGGTCACGATGTGCCTTCGACAGACGCCGCGTATCCGTCATTCATGGAGGACTATCAAAGCCGCGGCACACCCTGGTTCACCGTTATCAATGCGGATAACCGAATAGTGTTTTCCGATTTCCACCTTGATGCAGACTGGCTTGCGAACGAGCTGAAGCGGGCATGATTTGCGTCCTGACAGCTCATCCGAGCGACACACAGCTGGAGACACTGATGAAAGCCGTTGGGTACAAGGTTCCGGGACCCATCGCCGAGGATGCCGCGCTGGTCGACATCGATCTGCCTCGGCCTGTCGCTGCGGGATTCGATATCCTGGTTGAGGTGAAGGCCGTCTCGGTCAACCCGGTCGACTATAAGATCCGCAACGGCACACCGCCCGCCGACGGCGATTGGAAGGTGCTGGGATGGGATGCCGCCGGGATCGTGCGCGAGGTCGGCCCCGACGTGACGCAGTTCGAGTCAGGCGACGAGGTCTATTATGCTGGATCGATCACACGGCCCGGCACCAATGCGCAGTTCCATCTCGTCGACGCCCGGATCGTCGGTCGCAAACCCGCGTCGCTCGACTGGGCGGAAGCGGCGGCGCTGCCGCTGACGGGGTTGACGGCCTGGGAGGCGATGTTCGACCGCCTGGACGTGGCGAAGCCCGTCCCCGGTGCGGCGCCGGCGATCCTCATCATCGGTGGCGCGGGCGGGGTCGGGTCGATCGCCGTCCAGATCGCCCGACAGCGCACGGACCTTACCGTCATCGCCACCGCCTCTCGACC
The window above is part of the Bradyrhizobium sp. PSBB068 genome. Proteins encoded here:
- a CDS encoding MOSC domain-containing protein, encoding MAISPDSLLGRLTHATVRNGELVWIGVRPGRREALRPISSALFVAGRGIEGDHYASPDGRRQVTLIAAEDLVAIASFLGETEVAPERLRRNLVTSGINLVALKGRRFRVGRVLLEGTGDCAPCSRMEQEFGSGGYNAVRGHGGLTALVLEGGEVHVGDGIFPVA
- a CDS encoding zinc-binding alcohol dehydrogenase family protein, with product MKAVGYKVPGPIAEDAALVDIDLPRPVAAGFDILVEVKAVSVNPVDYKIRNGTPPADGDWKVLGWDAAGIVREVGPDVTQFESGDEVYYAGSITRPGTNAQFHLVDARIVGRKPASLDWAEAAALPLTGLTAWEAMFDRLDVAKPVPGAAPAILIIGGAGGVGSIAVQIARQRTDLTVIATASRPETQEWVRGLGAHHVIDHSRPLAAQIAELGIGAPAFVFSTTHTEQHVADIAELIAPQGRFVFIDDPKGFDVMLFKRKAVSIHHELMFTRSIYGTPDMDEQGKILDALAVLVDDGKVVTTLTRRLSPINAANLKTVHALIESGAARGKIVLEGF
- a CDS encoding helix-turn-helix transcriptional regulator, which encodes MPPSEFDKRFPNRDSAVALLLASTVKRLREAKGWTQGKLADEMGLQQPAISVLENGRANPTLAFLEALAATLGVTFAELFQTPSKSGRTKKK
- a CDS encoding DUF2130 domain-containing protein gives rise to the protein MNLKTSAANLTHEPTLLCPNCSHEIRLTESLAAPLIEETRQRFQDQLASKDAEVARNLELVRNEREQLAKARDQIDEQVAQKLQAERGQIAAAESRKAREAASAELRAKEAEATELRLALETNNAKLAEAQQAHAGVLRKGRELEEATRELDLTVEKRVQASVEQVRTKAKQEADEAARLRVMERDKTIDSMARTIEELKRKAEQGSQQSQGEVLELDLEELLRGRFPTDTIDPVGKGEVGADLVQRVNGGIGHPAGTILWESKRTKAWNDAWLPKLRDDQRRCAADSALIVSQALPKHCDHFDLIGGVWVAHPRCAIPLAIALRQALLEVHSTRLVQQGQKTKTEQVYEYLTGTKFRQRVEAVVEKFNEMREDLDKERKFLMRQWAKRETQIGSVIDSTVGMVGDLQAIAGTAMPEIRALDVPLLDGLEQ
- a CDS encoding metallophosphoesterase, with the protein product MLIWLLSDLHLEMSVWDLPQDRPRFDVLVIAGDLIPRAERGVQWLLKRFPNSHIVYVLGNHERYGADYDITLKKAREAAIGSLVHVLENEAVEIGGVEFVGATLWTNFALFGDATVPAAMAVAEDRMNDYKRIRKNNYERRLRASDTLALHQESVAILREHCAQDPDRRRVIVTHHSIDPFNVPVAIRDDLVASAYSSRLLGLVGELNADYWLSGHIHQSSDRFVGKTRLLSNPKGYGPFTNRVTDLWQNPEFDPRFTFTF